The Mycolicibacterium smegmatis genome has a window encoding:
- a CDS encoding DUF4012 domain-containing protein, which translates to MMGADGSRDYFMGFQTNAEARRTGGLLGGFGVLHFDNGKFTVDELGANADLDKPFTPIDLGGEYNEQYGFTNPTTDFHNSNLSSHFPYAAQIWKSMWTQQTGVDVDGVVAIDPVALSYILGAVGPVTLTDGGEDQQFQSGGTGGIHCLSTFPDDQPARKRYLQGCRERRGEEDGRAVQSRGNCSTRWARLSVSAVSSTIRGCRRRMRMRDR; encoded by the coding sequence ATGATGGGCGCTGACGGCTCGCGCGACTATTTCATGGGGTTTCAGACCAACGCCGAGGCGCGCAGGACCGGTGGGCTGCTCGGCGGATTCGGTGTTCTGCATTTCGACAACGGCAAGTTCACAGTCGACGAGTTGGGCGCCAATGCTGATCTCGACAAGCCGTTCACCCCGATCGATCTGGGCGGTGAGTACAACGAGCAGTACGGGTTCACGAATCCGACGACCGACTTCCACAACAGCAATCTGAGTTCCCACTTCCCCTACGCCGCGCAGATCTGGAAGTCCATGTGGACGCAGCAGACCGGGGTGGACGTGGACGGTGTCGTCGCGATCGACCCGGTGGCGCTGAGTTACATCCTGGGTGCGGTCGGGCCGGTCACGTTGACCGACGGGGGAGAAGATCAACAGTTCCAAAGTGGTGGGACTGGCGGAATCCACTGCCTATCAACGTTTCCCGACGATCAGCCGGCGCGGAAACGCTATCTGCAGGGGTGTCGCGAACGCCGTGGTGAAGAAGATGGCCGAGCCGTGCAGTCCCGCGGAAACTGCTCGACGCGCTGGGCAAGGCTGTCGGTGAGCGCCGTATCGTCCACGATTCGAGGATGTCGGAGGCGGATGCGTATGCGCGATCGTTGA
- a CDS encoding acyl-CoA carboxylase subunit epsilon produces MSGANDSTTVSGEVQADVTDEAKADHEAHIKVLRGEPTPEEMAALMAVLASAGGGPAEPVKKERNMWGHPVDKLRYSVFSWQRVTLLERTHMRR; encoded by the coding sequence GTGAGCGGCGCGAACGATTCGACGACGGTGAGCGGCGAAGTGCAGGCCGACGTCACCGACGAGGCCAAAGCCGACCACGAGGCGCACATCAAGGTGCTGCGCGGTGAGCCGACCCCCGAGGAGATGGCTGCGCTGATGGCCGTCCTCGCGTCGGCGGGCGGCGGGCCGGCCGAGCCGGTGAAGAAGGAACGCAACATGTGGGGCCATCCGGTCGACAAGCTGCGCTACTCGGTCTTCAGCTGGCAGCGGGTGACGTTGCTGGAGCGGACCCACATGCGGCGGTGA
- a CDS encoding SufE family protein, which produces MPAALAEVVSDFQEVAGQDKLQLLLEFANELPPLPAHLEEAAMEPVPECQSPLFLDVDASDPQAVRLYFSAPAEAPTTRGFAAILAAGLDGQPAADILAVPDDFYSELGLAALISPLRLRGMSAMLTRIKRRLRTA; this is translated from the coding sequence ATGCCGGCTGCCCTGGCAGAGGTGGTCTCGGACTTCCAGGAAGTGGCCGGTCAGGACAAGCTGCAACTGTTGCTGGAGTTCGCCAACGAGCTGCCGCCGTTGCCTGCCCACCTCGAGGAGGCGGCGATGGAACCGGTACCGGAATGCCAGTCGCCACTGTTCCTCGATGTCGACGCGTCAGATCCCCAGGCCGTGCGTCTGTACTTCAGCGCACCGGCCGAGGCCCCGACCACGCGGGGATTCGCGGCGATCCTGGCCGCCGGCCTCGACGGTCAGCCTGCGGCCGACATCCTCGCGGTTCCCGACGACTTCTACTCCGAGCTGGGACTCGCGGCGCTCATAAGCCCGCTGCGGTTGCGCGGCATGTCGGCGATGCTGACCCGCATCAAGCGGCGCCTGCGCACCGCCTGA
- a CDS encoding PH domain-containing protein, which yields MGYPDNVLAGDEQVVLHRHPHWKRLIGPVFILIVATALASFGAAYVNTLHWDPTATLVVSLVILAIWLVIVGWLTLWPFLTWLTTHFVITDRRVMFRHGLLTRSGIDIPLARINSVEFRHGLSDRILRTGTLIIESASQDPLEFYDIPRVEQVHALLYHEVFDTLGSDESPS from the coding sequence GTGGGATATCCCGACAACGTGCTCGCCGGCGACGAACAGGTGGTCTTGCACCGTCATCCGCACTGGAAGCGGCTGATCGGACCGGTGTTCATCCTGATCGTCGCGACGGCATTGGCAAGTTTCGGTGCGGCCTACGTCAACACGCTCCACTGGGATCCGACCGCCACACTCGTGGTGTCCTTGGTGATCCTGGCGATCTGGCTGGTGATCGTCGGTTGGCTCACACTGTGGCCATTCTTGACCTGGTTGACAACACATTTCGTCATCACCGACCGCAGGGTGATGTTCCGTCACGGGTTGCTGACGCGAAGCGGTATCGACATCCCGCTGGCCAGGATCAACAGTGTGGAGTTCCGGCACGGCCTGTCCGACCGCATCCTGCGGACCGGCACCCTGATCATCGAATCAGCGAGCCAGGATCCGCTTGAGTTCTACGACATCCCGCGCGTCGAGCAGGTCCACGCGCTGCTCTATCACGAAGTCTTCGACACCCTGGGGTCCGACGAATCGCCGAGTTGA
- a CDS encoding nucleotidyltransferase family protein, whose protein sequence is MSEPPVVAGVVLAAGAGTRFGMPKVLAAEGDWLKTAVRSLVEGGCAHVVVVLGAAVVDVPQPAQAVVATDWSDGLSASLRAGVGAAARTGADLIVFRLVDTPDIGGDVIARVAAAAGESGLARATYDGRPGHPVVIARRHWPELLRVVHGDEGAKPFLRGRTDVVAVECGDLATGADIDVSP, encoded by the coding sequence ATGTCGGAACCTCCCGTCGTCGCAGGCGTGGTACTCGCGGCAGGGGCGGGAACTCGCTTCGGAATGCCGAAAGTGCTTGCCGCCGAAGGTGACTGGCTGAAGACTGCAGTACGTTCCCTGGTCGAGGGCGGCTGCGCGCACGTCGTCGTCGTGCTCGGCGCAGCCGTCGTCGACGTACCGCAACCGGCCCAGGCCGTCGTGGCCACCGACTGGTCCGACGGATTGTCCGCGTCGCTACGCGCCGGGGTCGGGGCCGCCGCGCGCACCGGTGCCGACCTGATCGTGTTCAGGCTCGTCGACACACCGGACATCGGCGGTGACGTCATCGCGCGGGTGGCCGCAGCCGCAGGCGAGTCCGGTCTGGCGCGGGCGACCTACGACGGCAGGCCCGGGCATCCCGTGGTGATCGCCCGCCGGCACTGGCCGGAATTGCTTCGCGTGGTCCACGGTGACGAGGGGGCCAAGCCGTTCCTGCGCGGGCGCACCGACGTCGTCGCCGTCGAATGCGGCGATCTGGCCACCGGGGCCGACATCGACGTCAGCCCGTGA
- a CDS encoding sulfurtransferase, with the protein MSLPADPSPTLAEYAHPERLVTADWLASNLGRPGLAIVESDEDVLLYDTGHIPGAVKIDWHTDLNDPHVRDYINGEQFAALMDRKGISRDDTVVIYGDKSNWWAAYALWVFTLFGHPDVRLLDGGRDLWVSHGRDTTLDVPTRQSSGYPVVERNDAPIRAFKEDVLEILGKQPLIDVRSPQEYTGERTHMPDYPEEGALRGGHIPTAKSIPWGKAAKDNGQFRSRAELEELYGFLTPDDETVVYCRIGERSSHTWFVLTHLLGLPGVRNYDGSWTEWGNAVRVPVAVGPDPGSAP; encoded by the coding sequence GTGTCGCTGCCTGCAGATCCCAGCCCCACTCTCGCCGAATACGCCCACCCGGAACGCCTGGTGACCGCCGACTGGCTCGCCAGTAACCTCGGTCGGCCCGGCCTGGCCATCGTCGAGTCCGACGAAGACGTCCTCCTCTACGACACCGGACACATCCCCGGGGCGGTGAAGATCGACTGGCACACCGACCTCAACGACCCCCACGTGCGGGACTACATCAACGGTGAGCAGTTCGCCGCGTTGATGGACCGCAAGGGCATCAGCCGCGACGACACCGTCGTCATCTACGGCGACAAGAGCAACTGGTGGGCCGCATACGCCCTGTGGGTCTTCACGCTGTTCGGTCACCCGGATGTGCGCCTGCTCGACGGCGGGCGCGACCTGTGGGTCTCACACGGTCGTGACACCACCCTGGACGTGCCGACGCGCCAGTCGAGCGGGTACCCGGTCGTCGAGCGCAACGACGCCCCGATCCGCGCCTTCAAAGAGGACGTGCTGGAGATTCTCGGCAAGCAGCCGCTGATCGACGTCCGCTCGCCGCAGGAGTACACCGGTGAACGGACCCACATGCCGGATTACCCGGAGGAAGGTGCGTTGCGGGGTGGCCACATCCCCACCGCCAAATCCATCCCCTGGGGCAAGGCCGCCAAGGACAACGGCCAGTTCCGCAGCCGCGCCGAGCTCGAAGAGCTGTACGGCTTCCTCACGCCCGATGACGAGACCGTGGTGTACTGCCGCATTGGTGAGCGTTCGAGCCACACCTGGTTCGTGTTGACCCACCTGCTGGGCCTGCCGGGCGTCCGCAACTACGACGGTTCGTGGACCGAGTGGGGCAACGCGGTGCGGGTGCCGGTCGCGGTCGGTCCGGACCCGGGTTCGGCACCGTGA
- a CDS encoding Maf family protein, which translates to MTRVVLGSASSGRLSVLRNAGIEPLVVVSDVDEDAIIAAHPSAPPDQVVTALASAKAGEVVTRLSHSDAADAVVIGCDSMLLLDGKLCGKPGSVDAAHRQWQTMSGRSADLVTGHCVIRLHDGEIVGNVTESSGTTVHFGTPSPDDLSAYLATGEPLWVAGAFTLDGLGGWFIDRIEGDPSNVIGVSLPVLRALFERLEVSVADLWSANGR; encoded by the coding sequence ATGACCCGAGTCGTTCTGGGTTCGGCGTCGTCGGGCCGGCTGAGCGTTCTGCGCAACGCCGGCATCGAACCGCTGGTCGTGGTCTCGGATGTCGATGAGGACGCGATCATCGCCGCGCACCCCTCGGCTCCACCGGATCAGGTCGTCACGGCCCTGGCGTCCGCCAAGGCCGGGGAGGTCGTGACGCGCCTGTCCCACTCGGACGCCGCAGACGCCGTAGTCATCGGCTGTGATTCGATGCTGCTTCTCGACGGAAAACTGTGCGGTAAACCCGGTTCGGTGGACGCCGCACACCGCCAGTGGCAGACCATGTCCGGGCGGTCGGCGGACCTGGTCACCGGGCACTGCGTGATCCGGTTGCACGACGGCGAGATCGTCGGCAATGTCACCGAATCATCAGGCACCACAGTGCATTTCGGCACCCCCTCACCTGACGATCTGTCGGCGTACCTGGCGACCGGCGAACCGCTCTGGGTGGCAGGCGCATTCACGCTCGACGGATTGGGCGGCTGGTTCATCGACCGCATCGAGGGCGATCCGTCGAACGTGATCGGGGTGAGCCTGCCGGTGCTGCGGGCGTTGTTCGAGCGCCTTGAAGTGTCGGTCGCGGACCTCTGGTCCGCCAACGGCCGGTGA
- a CDS encoding RNA polymerase sigma factor SigF yields MFRELAGTTEGSPSYVRQREKIVERCLPLADHIARRFDGRGEPREDLVQVARVGLVNAVNRFDVEAGSDFVSFAVPTIMGEVRRHFRDNSWSVKVPRRLKELHLRLGAATAELSQRLGRAPTASELAHELDMDREEVVEGLIAGSSYNTLSIDSGGGGDEEAPAIVDTLGDLDMGLDQIDNRESLRPLLASLPERERTVLVLRFFESMTQTQIAERVGISQMHVSRLLAKSLARLRDQLQ; encoded by the coding sequence ATGTTCCGCGAGCTCGCGGGGACAACCGAGGGTTCGCCGAGCTACGTCCGCCAGCGCGAGAAGATCGTCGAGCGGTGCCTTCCGCTCGCCGACCACATCGCGCGGCGCTTCGACGGTCGAGGGGAGCCCCGCGAGGATCTGGTGCAGGTCGCGCGAGTGGGCTTGGTGAACGCGGTGAACCGGTTCGACGTGGAAGCCGGCTCGGACTTCGTGTCGTTCGCCGTGCCCACGATCATGGGCGAGGTCCGCAGGCACTTCCGCGACAACAGCTGGTCGGTGAAGGTGCCTCGCCGGCTCAAGGAACTCCACTTGCGGCTCGGAGCCGCGACCGCCGAGCTCTCGCAGCGCTTGGGCCGGGCGCCCACCGCATCGGAGCTGGCGCACGAACTGGACATGGATCGCGAAGAGGTGGTCGAAGGCCTCATCGCGGGCAGTTCGTACAACACGCTGTCCATCGACAGCGGCGGCGGTGGCGACGAGGAAGCCCCCGCGATCGTCGACACGCTCGGCGATCTCGACATGGGCCTCGACCAGATCGACAACCGCGAATCGCTGCGCCCGCTGCTGGCCAGCCTGCCGGAGCGCGAGCGCACCGTGCTGGTGCTGCGATTCTTCGAATCGATGACGCAGACCCAGATCGCCGAGCGGGTCGGCATCTCGCAGATGCACGTCTCCCGTCTGCTGGCCAAGTCGCTGGCGCGGCTGCGCGACCAGCTGCAGTAG
- a CDS encoding GtrA family protein yields MSFADATIARLPRFIRPFAERHHELIKFAIVGATTFVIDSAIFYTLKLTVLEPKPVTAKIIAGIVAVIASYILNREWSFRDRGGRERHHEAFLFFAVSGVGVLLSMAPLWISSYVLMLRVPEVSLTTENIADFISAYIIGNLLQMAFRFWAFRRFVFPDEFARNPDKALESALTGGGLAEALEDEYEVSHGPDSVVTPMRRSRGRGAPPQLGDSSDPRVSKTS; encoded by the coding sequence GTGTCCTTCGCTGATGCAACGATCGCGCGTCTACCGCGGTTCATCCGGCCGTTCGCCGAACGGCACCATGAGCTGATCAAATTCGCGATCGTCGGTGCCACGACCTTCGTGATCGACTCAGCGATCTTCTACACGCTCAAGCTGACCGTCCTGGAGCCCAAGCCGGTCACCGCCAAGATCATCGCGGGCATCGTCGCGGTCATCGCCTCCTACATCCTCAACCGGGAGTGGAGCTTCCGCGACCGGGGCGGGCGTGAGCGACATCACGAGGCATTCCTGTTCTTCGCGGTCAGCGGTGTCGGAGTGCTGTTGTCGATGGCACCACTGTGGATCTCCAGCTATGTGCTGATGCTCCGCGTGCCCGAGGTGTCCCTGACGACGGAGAACATCGCCGACTTCATCTCGGCCTACATCATCGGCAACCTGCTGCAGATGGCGTTCCGGTTCTGGGCGTTTCGCCGGTTCGTCTTCCCCGACGAGTTCGCCCGCAATCCCGACAAGGCACTCGAGTCCGCCCTCACCGGTGGCGGTCTCGCCGAGGCTCTCGAGGACGAATACGAGGTGAGTCACGGCCCGGACAGCGTGGTGACGCCGATGCGCCGGTCACGCGGTCGCGGCGCGCCGCCTCAACTCGGCGATTCGTCGGACCCCAGGGTGTCGAAGACTTCGTGA
- a CDS encoding IS1380 family transposase, with protein MKVSHRFAASSAVFDDAHLVSCAGLVPVMTLATQTGLSQLLADKVRISEPRIKSGSANPSPKLLTVVAGMCAGADSIDDLDLVRGGGMKTLFDGVYAPSTIGTLLREFTFGHARQLESVLRHHLAALCARVDLLPGSDTGAFIDIDSLLRPVYGHAKQGASYGHTKIAGKQVLRKGLSPLATTISTPGAAPVIAGMRLRAGKTSSGKGAGRMVAQAIATARAAGVRGQLLVRGDSSYGTRSVVGACRAHNAHFSVVMTRNTAVDRAISSIDEQAWEPVNYPGAVRDPDTGDWISDAEVAEVSYTAFASTKDRFTARLVVRRVKDARFRDALFPVWRYHPFFTNTDLPTAEADITHRQHAIIETVFADLIDGPLAHMPSGQFGANSAWVLCAAIAHNLLRAAGVLAGGAHVVARGATLRRKIVNIPARLARPQRRPILHLPEHWPWTEHWLTLWRNTIGYSPPLPATT; from the coding sequence GTGAAAGTGTCCCATAGGTTCGCTGCGTCGTCGGCGGTCTTCGATGATGCCCATCTCGTGTCGTGCGCCGGTCTGGTGCCGGTAATGACGCTGGCCACCCAGACCGGGCTGTCACAGTTGCTGGCCGACAAGGTTCGTATCAGCGAACCACGGATCAAGTCCGGGTCGGCCAACCCGTCGCCGAAGCTGCTCACCGTGGTCGCCGGAATGTGCGCCGGCGCCGACAGCATTGATGACCTCGACCTCGTGCGTGGCGGCGGGATGAAGACGCTCTTCGATGGGGTCTATGCACCATCGACGATCGGAACACTGTTGCGGGAGTTCACCTTCGGACACGCCCGGCAGTTGGAGTCGGTCCTGCGTCATCATCTGGCCGCACTCTGTGCGCGGGTGGACCTGCTGCCCGGATCCGACACGGGGGCGTTCATCGACATCGACTCACTGCTGCGCCCGGTCTATGGCCACGCCAAACAGGGTGCCTCCTACGGGCATACCAAGATCGCTGGTAAGCAGGTTCTGCGTAAAGGGCTCTCCCCGTTGGCGACGACGATCAGCACCCCCGGAGCGGCGCCGGTGATCGCCGGGATGCGGCTGCGCGCCGGTAAGACCAGTTCCGGGAAGGGTGCGGGCCGCATGGTCGCCCAAGCCATCGCCACCGCCCGCGCCGCCGGCGTGCGCGGGCAACTGCTGGTGCGTGGCGATTCGTCCTACGGCACCCGGTCGGTGGTGGGCGCCTGCCGAGCCCACAATGCGCACTTCTCGGTGGTGATGACCCGCAATACCGCGGTTGATCGGGCCATCAGTTCGATCGACGAGCAGGCCTGGGAGCCGGTCAACTATCCCGGTGCAGTGCGTGATCCCGACACCGGTGACTGGATTTCTGATGCCGAGGTCGCCGAGGTCAGCTACACCGCCTTCGCCTCTACCAAAGATCGGTTCACCGCGCGGTTGGTGGTGCGGCGAGTCAAAGACGCGAGATTTCGGGACGCGCTGTTCCCGGTGTGGCGGTATCACCCGTTCTTCACCAACACAGACTTGCCGACCGCCGAGGCTGACATCACCCACCGCCAGCACGCGATCATCGAAACCGTCTTCGCCGATCTGATCGACGGACCCCTGGCCCACATGCCCTCAGGACAGTTCGGTGCCAACAGTGCGTGGGTGTTGTGCGCGGCGATCGCGCACAACCTGCTGCGCGCCGCCGGCGTGCTCGCAGGAGGTGCCCACGTGGTTGCCCGCGGCGCGACGCTGCGCCGCAAGATCGTCAACATTCCCGCCCGTCTGGCCCGACCCCAGCGTCGACCGATCCTGCACCTCCCCGAGCACTGGCCCTGGACAGAGCACTGGCTCACGTTGTGGCGCAACACCATCGGATACAGCCCACCGCTACCGGCAACGACCTGA
- a CDS encoding acetyl-CoA carboxylase biotin carboxylase subunit yields the protein MANHASSKISKVLVANRGEIAVRVIRAAKDAGLASVAVYAEPDADAPHVRLADEAFALGGQTSAESYLVFEKILDAAEKSGANAIHPGYGFLSENADFAQAVIDAGLIWIGPSPQSIRDLGDKVTARHIAARAKAPLVPGTPDPVKDADEVVAFAKEHGVPVAIKAAFGGGGRGMKVARTLEEIPELFESATREAIAAFGRGECFVERYLDKPRHVEAQVIADQHGNVVVAGTRDCSLQRRFQKLVEEAPAPFLTDAQRKEIHESAKRICKEAGYYGAGTVEYLVGQDGLISFLEVNTRLQVEHPVTEETSGIDLVRQQFKIANGEPLDITEDPTPRGHSFEFRINGEDAGRGFLPAPGPVTKFVAPTGPGVRMDSGVETGSVIGGQFDSMLAKLIVTGATREEALERSRRALAEFTVEGLATVIPFHRAVVSDPAFIGDGEKFDVHTRWIETEWNNTVEPFTGGDPIEEEDTVPRQTVVVEVGGRRLEVSLPGDLAIGGGGGAAAPGVVRKKPKPRKRGGGGAKAASGDAVTAPMQGTVVKVAVEEGQEVSAGDLVVVLEAMKMENPVTAHKDGTITGLAVEAGAAITQGTVIAEIK from the coding sequence GTGGCCAACCACGCCAGCTCAAAGATCTCCAAGGTGCTGGTCGCCAATCGCGGGGAGATCGCGGTCCGGGTGATCCGTGCCGCCAAAGACGCGGGATTGGCCAGCGTGGCCGTCTACGCCGAGCCTGACGCCGATGCACCGCACGTCCGGCTCGCCGACGAAGCCTTCGCACTGGGCGGCCAGACCTCGGCCGAGTCCTACCTGGTCTTCGAGAAGATCCTGGACGCCGCAGAGAAGTCCGGCGCCAACGCCATCCACCCCGGCTACGGCTTTCTCTCCGAGAACGCCGACTTCGCCCAGGCCGTCATCGACGCCGGGCTGATCTGGATCGGGCCCAGCCCGCAGTCCATCCGCGACCTCGGCGACAAGGTGACCGCGCGCCACATCGCAGCGCGCGCCAAGGCCCCGCTGGTCCCCGGTACCCCCGATCCGGTCAAGGACGCCGACGAGGTCGTGGCGTTCGCCAAGGAGCACGGTGTGCCCGTGGCGATCAAGGCCGCATTCGGCGGTGGCGGCCGCGGTATGAAGGTGGCCCGCACGCTCGAGGAGATCCCCGAACTGTTCGAGTCGGCCACCCGCGAGGCCATCGCGGCGTTCGGCCGCGGCGAGTGCTTCGTCGAGCGCTACCTGGACAAGCCGCGCCACGTCGAGGCTCAGGTTATCGCCGATCAGCACGGCAACGTCGTCGTCGCGGGCACGCGCGACTGCTCGCTGCAGCGCCGCTTCCAGAAGCTCGTGGAGGAGGCCCCGGCTCCGTTCCTGACCGACGCGCAGCGCAAGGAGATCCACGAGTCCGCCAAGCGCATCTGCAAGGAAGCCGGCTACTACGGCGCGGGCACCGTCGAGTACCTGGTGGGCCAGGACGGTCTGATCAGCTTCCTCGAGGTCAACACCCGTCTGCAGGTGGAGCACCCCGTCACCGAGGAGACCTCGGGCATCGACCTGGTGCGCCAGCAGTTCAAGATCGCCAACGGTGAGCCCCTCGACATCACCGAGGACCCGACGCCGCGCGGACACTCCTTCGAGTTCCGCATCAACGGCGAGGACGCCGGCCGCGGCTTCCTGCCCGCGCCCGGCCCGGTCACCAAGTTCGTCGCGCCCACCGGCCCCGGCGTGCGCATGGATTCCGGCGTCGAGACCGGTTCGGTGATCGGCGGCCAGTTCGACTCGATGCTGGCCAAGCTCATCGTCACCGGTGCCACCCGCGAGGAGGCCCTTGAGCGCTCCCGCCGCGCGCTGGCCGAGTTCACCGTCGAGGGCCTGGCCACTGTCATTCCGTTCCACCGCGCCGTGGTGTCGGACCCCGCGTTCATCGGTGACGGCGAGAAGTTCGACGTGCACACCCGCTGGATCGAGACCGAGTGGAACAACACCGTCGAGCCCTTCACCGGCGGGGACCCGATCGAGGAAGAGGACACCGTTCCGCGGCAGACCGTGGTGGTCGAGGTCGGCGGCCGCCGTCTGGAGGTGTCGCTGCCCGGCGATCTCGCCATCGGTGGCGGCGGCGGTGCCGCTGCTCCGGGCGTGGTGCGCAAGAAGCCCAAGCCGCGCAAGCGTGGTGGGGGCGGCGCCAAGGCCGCATCGGGTGACGCCGTGACCGCGCCCATGCAGGGCACCGTGGTCAAGGTCGCCGTCGAGGAAGGCCAGGAGGTCTCCGCAGGTGATCTCGTGGTGGTCCTGGAGGCCATGAAGATGGAGAACCCGGTCACCGCCCACAAGGACGGCACCATCACGGGTCTTGCCGTCGAGGCCGGTGCCGCCATCACGCAAGGCACCGTCATCGCCGAGATCAAGTAG
- a CDS encoding acyl-CoA carboxylase subunit beta: MTSVTEPSAEHQVDIHTTAGKLADLKRRTEETLHPVGEAAVDKVHAKGKLTARERILALLDEGSFVELDALAKHRSTNFGLEKNRPLGDGVITGYGTIDGRDVCIFSQDATVFGGSLGEVYGEKIVKVQELAIKTGRPLIGINDGAGARIQEGVVSLGLYSRIFHNNIKASGVIPQISLIMGAAAGGHVYSPALTDFVVMVDQTSQMFITGPDVIKTVTGEDVTMEELGGAHTHMAKSGTAHYVASGEQDAFDYVRDLLSYLPPNNYADPPLYPVAIPEGSIEETLTDEDLELDTLIPDSPNQPYDMHEVITRILDDDEFLEVQAGYAGNIVVGFGRVEGRPVGIVANQPTQFAGCLDINASEKAARFIRTCDCFNIPIVLLVDVPGFLPGTDQEYNGIIRRGAKLLYAYGEATVAKVTVITRKSYGGAYCVMGSKDMGADVVVAWPTAQIAVMGASGAVGFVYRQQLKEAAKNGEDVDALRLELQQTYEDTLVNPYIAAERGYVDAVIPPSHTRGYVANALRLLERKIVQMPPKKHGNIPL, from the coding sequence ATGACGAGCGTTACCGAGCCGTCCGCCGAGCATCAGGTGGACATCCACACCACTGCGGGCAAGCTGGCCGACCTGAAGCGACGGACCGAGGAGACGCTGCATCCCGTCGGCGAAGCCGCCGTCGACAAGGTGCACGCCAAAGGCAAACTCACCGCCCGGGAGCGCATCCTTGCCCTCCTCGACGAAGGGTCGTTCGTCGAACTCGACGCGCTGGCCAAGCATCGCAGCACCAACTTCGGCCTGGAGAAGAACCGGCCGCTGGGTGACGGTGTCATCACCGGCTACGGCACCATCGACGGCCGCGACGTCTGCATCTTCAGCCAGGACGCCACGGTGTTCGGCGGCAGCCTCGGTGAGGTCTACGGCGAGAAGATCGTCAAGGTCCAGGAACTGGCCATCAAGACCGGCCGTCCGCTGATCGGCATCAACGACGGCGCCGGCGCCCGCATCCAGGAGGGTGTGGTCTCGCTCGGCCTGTACAGCCGGATCTTCCACAACAACATCAAGGCCTCGGGCGTCATCCCGCAGATCTCGCTGATCATGGGTGCCGCCGCGGGCGGGCACGTGTACTCCCCCGCGCTCACCGACTTCGTCGTCATGGTCGACCAGACCAGCCAGATGTTCATCACCGGCCCCGACGTCATCAAGACCGTCACCGGCGAGGACGTCACCATGGAGGAGCTGGGCGGTGCCCACACCCACATGGCCAAGTCCGGTACCGCGCACTACGTGGCGTCGGGCGAGCAGGACGCCTTCGACTATGTGCGCGACCTGCTGAGCTACCTGCCGCCCAACAACTACGCGGATCCGCCGCTGTACCCGGTGGCCATCCCTGAGGGCTCGATCGAGGAGACCCTCACCGACGAGGACCTCGAGCTCGACACGCTGATTCCGGATTCGCCGAATCAGCCGTACGACATGCACGAGGTCATCACCCGCATCCTCGACGACGACGAATTCCTCGAGGTGCAGGCCGGCTACGCGGGCAACATCGTTGTCGGCTTCGGCCGGGTCGAGGGCCGCCCGGTGGGCATCGTCGCCAACCAGCCGACCCAGTTCGCGGGCTGCCTGGACATCAACGCCTCGGAGAAGGCCGCGCGGTTCATCCGCACGTGCGACTGCTTCAACATCCCGATCGTGCTGCTGGTCGATGTCCCCGGCTTCCTGCCCGGTACCGACCAGGAATACAACGGCATCATCCGGCGCGGCGCCAAGCTGCTCTACGCCTACGGTGAGGCCACGGTCGCCAAGGTCACCGTCATCACCCGCAAGTCCTACGGCGGTGCGTACTGCGTGATGGGCTCGAAGGACATGGGCGCCGACGTCGTCGTCGCCTGGCCGACGGCCCAGATCGCGGTCATGGGCGCCTCGGGTGCGGTCGGCTTCGTCTACCGCCAGCAGCTCAAGGAAGCCGCGAAGAACGGCGAGGACGTCGACGCCCTGCGCCTGGAGCTGCAGCAGACCTACGAGGACACGCTGGTCAACCCCTACATCGCTGCCGAGCGTGGCTATGTCGACGCGGTGATCCCGCCGTCGCACACGCGCGGCTACGTGGCCAACGCGCTGCGCCTGCTCGAACGCAAGATCGTGCAGATGCCGCCGAAGAAGCACGGGAACATTCCGCTGTGA